One Nocardioides aromaticivorans genomic window carries:
- a CDS encoding ABC transporter ATP-binding protein, with product MAQVRFDQASYAYPGAARPAVDALDLTIEDGEFMVLVGPSGCGKSTSLRMLAGLEPVTAGAIHIGDQDVTRVVPKDRDIAMVFQTYALYPHLSVADNMAFALKIGGVPKAERRARVQEAARLLDLEAVLERKPRALSGGQRQRVAMGRAIVRQPQVFCMDEPLSNLDAKLRVSTRTQIAALQRRLGVTTVYVTHDQVEAMTMGDRVAVMKDGVLQQVDTPLGLFDRPANAFVAGFIGSPAMNLLSGRTAGDGVAVVDGVDFPIARSAAARATGTVTLGVRPEAWRVVGPEDPGFAVTVQVVEELGADSYLYATPPGVDIADRPAGELVPQIVVRLDQRTGLRRGQEVRLAVDPEAVHVFDGETGLRLGA from the coding sequence ATGGCACAGGTTCGGTTCGACCAGGCGAGCTACGCCTATCCCGGGGCGGCCCGCCCGGCGGTCGACGCCCTCGACCTGACCATCGAGGACGGCGAGTTCATGGTGCTGGTCGGGCCGTCGGGATGCGGGAAGTCGACCTCCCTGCGGATGCTCGCCGGTCTCGAGCCGGTGACCGCCGGCGCGATCCACATCGGCGACCAGGACGTCACCCGGGTCGTTCCGAAGGACCGCGACATCGCGATGGTCTTCCAGACCTATGCGCTCTACCCGCACCTGTCGGTCGCCGACAACATGGCCTTCGCGCTGAAGATCGGCGGTGTCCCCAAGGCCGAGCGCCGCGCCCGCGTGCAGGAGGCCGCCCGCCTGCTCGACCTCGAGGCCGTGCTGGAGCGCAAGCCGCGCGCGCTGTCCGGTGGCCAGCGCCAGCGGGTCGCGATGGGCCGGGCCATCGTCCGGCAGCCGCAGGTGTTCTGCATGGACGAGCCGCTGTCCAACCTCGACGCCAAGCTGCGGGTCTCGACCCGCACGCAGATCGCCGCCCTGCAGCGGCGGCTCGGGGTGACCACGGTGTACGTCACCCACGACCAGGTCGAGGCGATGACGATGGGCGACCGCGTGGCCGTGATGAAGGACGGCGTGCTGCAACAGGTCGACACGCCGCTCGGCCTGTTCGACCGCCCGGCGAATGCGTTCGTCGCAGGCTTCATCGGATCGCCCGCCATGAACCTCCTGTCCGGCAGGACTGCTGGCGACGGCGTCGCCGTCGTCGACGGCGTGGACTTCCCGATCGCGCGATCCGCGGCGGCTCGCGCGACCGGCACGGTCACGCTGGGTGTGCGGCCCGAGGCCTGGCGCGTCGTCGGCCCCGAGGACCCCGGCTTCGCCGTCACCGTGCAGGTCGTCGAGGAGCTCGGCGCCGACTCCTACCTCTACGCCACGCCGCCGGGGGTGGACATCGCGGACCGGCCGGCAGGCGAGCTCGTGCCGCAGATCGTCGTACGCCTCGACCAGCGCACAGGCCTGCGCCGTGGCCAGGAGGTGCGCCTCGCGGTCGACCCCGAGGCCGTGCACGTCTTCGACGGGGAGACCGGCCTGCGGCTCGGGGCGTAG
- a CDS encoding 6-phosphofructokinase codes for MRVGVLTGGGDCPGLNAVIRAVVRKGVKDHGFEFVGFRDGWRGPLEGVTMPLGIEQCRGILPRGGTILGSSRTNPFAVEGGVERIRENLASAGVDALVAIGGEDTLGVATKLADLGVKVVGVPKTIDNDLSGTDFTFGFDTAVNIATEAIDRLHTTAESHHRVLVVEVMGRHAGWIALHAGIAGGASAVLIPEIPFDIEAVCAHVETRFRSEYAPIIVVSEGAVPADGSGMTLVSGEKDAFGHVRLGGIGDRLAHEIEQRTGKEARAVVLGHIQRGGTPTAFDRWLATRFGLQAIDAVAEGEYGVMVALRGTDIVRVPLIEGTGELKVVSPREYAEAQVFFG; via the coding sequence ATGCGCGTCGGAGTGCTGACCGGTGGTGGCGACTGTCCCGGGCTCAACGCCGTGATCCGGGCCGTCGTCCGCAAGGGCGTCAAGGATCACGGCTTCGAGTTCGTCGGCTTCCGCGACGGGTGGAGGGGGCCGCTCGAGGGCGTCACCATGCCGCTCGGGATCGAGCAGTGCCGCGGCATCCTGCCACGCGGCGGCACGATCCTCGGCTCGTCGCGGACCAACCCGTTCGCGGTCGAGGGCGGTGTCGAGCGGATCCGCGAGAACCTCGCCTCCGCCGGCGTCGACGCCCTCGTCGCGATCGGTGGCGAGGACACGCTGGGGGTCGCGACGAAGCTCGCCGACCTCGGCGTCAAGGTCGTCGGTGTCCCGAAGACGATCGACAACGACCTCTCCGGCACCGACTTCACTTTCGGCTTCGACACCGCCGTCAACATCGCCACGGAGGCGATCGACCGGCTCCACACCACCGCTGAGTCGCACCACCGCGTGCTCGTCGTCGAGGTGATGGGCCGCCACGCCGGCTGGATCGCGCTCCACGCCGGCATCGCCGGGGGCGCCAGCGCCGTGCTGATCCCCGAGATCCCGTTCGACATCGAGGCCGTCTGCGCGCACGTCGAGACCCGCTTCCGCAGCGAGTACGCCCCGATCATCGTCGTCTCCGAGGGCGCGGTCCCCGCCGACGGCAGCGGGATGACGCTCGTCAGCGGCGAGAAGGACGCCTTCGGCCACGTCCGCCTCGGCGGCATCGGTGACCGGCTCGCCCACGAGATCGAGCAGCGCACCGGCAAGGAGGCGCGCGCCGTCGTCCTCGGGCACATCCAGCGCGGTGGCACGCCGACCGCGTTCGACCGCTGGCTGGCGACCCGGTTCGGGTTGCAGGCGATCGACGCCGTCGCCGAGGGGGAGTACGGCGTCATGGTGGCGCTGCGTGGCACCGACATCGTGCGGGTGCCGCTCATCGAGGGCACCGGCGAGCTGAAGGTCGTCAGCCCCCGCGAGTACGCCGAGGCGCAGGTCTTCTTCGGCTGA
- a CDS encoding endonuclease/exonuclease/phosphatase family protein: MRLVSFNILNGRTLHDHAVDTRVLAEAIRALEPDVLALQEVDRNQHRSGRADLTAVAAEAMGAVDHRFVAALAGSPGATWTAATGREQPEDAAYGIALLSRYEVAGWEVVRLPVLPTRVPVRFPGQVRPTLVRDEPRVAVAGSMRTPDGEVTVATTHLSFVRWWNGRQLAHLVRALSGARRPLLLTGDLNMDLGRAERVSGLRALAAHPTFPADAPVEQLDHVLADPALPARSTARQMALSDHRALVVDVDLAPQDPGQREVSRRRPAPRRTRGG, from the coding sequence ATGAGGCTGGTCTCGTTCAACATCCTCAACGGCCGCACGCTCCACGACCACGCCGTCGACACCCGGGTGCTGGCCGAGGCGATCCGTGCCCTCGAGCCGGACGTGCTGGCGCTGCAGGAGGTCGACCGCAACCAGCACCGTTCCGGGCGCGCCGACCTCACCGCCGTCGCCGCCGAGGCGATGGGAGCCGTGGACCACCGGTTCGTCGCCGCCCTGGCGGGCAGTCCCGGCGCGACGTGGACGGCCGCCACCGGCCGGGAGCAGCCGGAGGACGCGGCGTACGGGATCGCGCTGCTGAGCCGCTACGAGGTGGCCGGCTGGGAGGTCGTCCGGCTGCCTGTGCTGCCGACGCGGGTGCCGGTGCGCTTCCCCGGGCAGGTCCGCCCGACCCTCGTCCGGGACGAGCCGCGCGTCGCCGTCGCCGGGTCGATGCGCACACCCGACGGCGAGGTGACGGTGGCGACGACCCACCTGTCCTTCGTGCGCTGGTGGAACGGCCGCCAGCTCGCCCACCTGGTCCGCGCGCTGTCCGGCGCGCGGCGGCCGCTGCTGCTGACCGGCGACCTCAACATGGACCTCGGACGGGCCGAGCGGGTCTCCGGCCTGCGGGCGCTCGCGGCACACCCGACCTTCCCCGCCGACGCCCCGGTCGAGCAGCTGGACCACGTGCTCGCTGACCCGGCGCTCCCGGCGCGGTCGACCGCTCGGCAGATGGCGCTGTCGGACCACCGCGCGCTGGTGGTCGACGTCGACCTCGCTCCCCAGGACCCCGGGCAGCGGGAGGTCAGCCGAAGAAGACCTGCGCCTCGGCGTACTCGCGGGGGCTGA
- a CDS encoding APC family permease, with the protein MTTDTAPPGPAGKQHDQPELKRVLGPGLLLLFIVGDILGAGVYAVTGRLAGQVGGIAWLPFLVAFAVATLTAFSYLELVTKYPQAAGAALYAHKAFGVHFITFLVAFTVICSGITSASTSANLLANNLLIGLDEIWSGVPTTPGWAMFVALAFMGLLALINLRGVGESVKFNVVLTLVEMTALAIVIAIGFSVMAKGDGDFDRITVFENPSDKGIFMAVTIATAIAFFSMVGFEDSVNMVEETKEPERIFPRMMLTGLGIAVLIYMLVAISVVIVIPPGDIANPTNKEAGILIDVVKLGAPDLPIDKIFPFLTVFAVANTALINMLMASRLLYGMARQGVLPPALGKVLHGRRTPYAAIAFTTVLAMALIVAVVQLRDSTLGDAEEGTEVSVVSALSGTTGLLLLAVFSIVNVACLILRREPDSGHFKAPTVVPVLGALLCLYLLGPWARLAPDRIQYAIAGIMLLLGVVLWGLTRAFYKPEGGHFLDIEHMDVDPSDDPR; encoded by the coding sequence ATGACCACTGACACCGCACCACCGGGACCGGCGGGCAAGCAGCACGACCAACCAGAGCTCAAGCGGGTCCTCGGCCCGGGGCTCCTGCTGCTGTTCATCGTCGGCGACATCCTCGGCGCCGGCGTGTACGCCGTCACCGGCCGCCTCGCGGGGCAGGTCGGCGGCATCGCGTGGCTGCCGTTCCTGGTCGCCTTCGCGGTCGCGACGCTGACCGCGTTCTCCTACCTGGAGCTGGTGACGAAGTATCCCCAGGCCGCGGGAGCGGCGCTCTACGCCCACAAGGCGTTCGGGGTCCACTTCATCACCTTCCTCGTGGCGTTCACCGTGATCTGCTCCGGCATCACCAGCGCCTCGACCTCGGCCAACCTGCTCGCCAACAACCTGCTGATCGGGCTCGACGAGATCTGGTCGGGCGTGCCGACGACGCCCGGCTGGGCGATGTTCGTCGCGCTGGCCTTCATGGGCCTGCTCGCACTGATCAACCTGCGCGGCGTCGGGGAGAGCGTGAAGTTCAACGTCGTGCTCACCCTGGTCGAGATGACGGCCCTGGCGATCGTCATCGCGATCGGCTTCTCGGTGATGGCGAAGGGCGACGGCGACTTCGACCGGATCACCGTCTTCGAGAACCCCTCCGACAAGGGGATCTTCATGGCGGTCACGATCGCCACCGCCATCGCGTTCTTCTCGATGGTCGGCTTCGAGGACTCGGTCAACATGGTCGAGGAGACGAAGGAGCCCGAGCGGATCTTCCCGCGGATGATGCTGACCGGCCTGGGGATCGCCGTCCTGATCTACATGCTCGTCGCGATCTCGGTCGTCATCGTGATCCCGCCCGGCGACATCGCCAACCCGACCAACAAGGAAGCCGGCATCCTGATCGACGTCGTGAAGCTCGGCGCGCCGGACCTGCCGATCGACAAGATCTTCCCGTTCCTGACGGTGTTCGCCGTCGCCAACACCGCGCTGATCAACATGCTCATGGCCAGCCGCCTGCTCTACGGCATGGCCCGCCAGGGCGTGCTCCCGCCGGCGCTCGGCAAGGTGCTGCACGGCCGCCGGACGCCGTACGCCGCCATCGCGTTCACGACCGTGCTGGCGATGGCGCTCATCGTCGCCGTCGTCCAGCTGCGCGACTCGACCCTCGGCGACGCCGAGGAGGGCACCGAGGTCTCGGTCGTCAGTGCGCTCTCCGGCACGACCGGACTGCTGCTGCTCGCGGTCTTCTCGATCGTCAACGTCGCATGCCTGATCCTGCGCCGCGAGCCCGACAGCGGCCACTTCAAGGCACCGACGGTGGTCCCGGTGCTCGGCGCCCTGCTCTGCCTCTACCTGCTCGGCCCGTGGGCGCGGCTCGCGCCCGACCGGATCCAGTACGCCATCGCCGGGATCATGCTGCTGCTCGGCGTCGTGCTCTGGGGCCTCACCCGGGCGTTCTACAAGCCCGAGGGCGGCCACTTCCTCGACATCGAGCACATGGACGTCGACCCCTCGGACGACCCCAGGTAG
- a CDS encoding class II 3-deoxy-7-phosphoheptulonate synthase yields the protein MSTLPSLEQLHAIGAKQQPTYDDPAALAAVVDRLRTLPPLVFAGECDELKAKIAAASRGEAFLLQGGDCAETFVDATADNTRNKLRVLLQMAVVLTYAASVPVIKVGRLAGQYAKPRSSDSETRDGVTLPAYRGDAVNGFDFTPESRRHDPQRLLDVYHASASTLNLVRAFTTGGYADLRQVHTWNSEFVRNSPVGQHYEAMAAEIDRALTFMKAIGADPDEFHRVDFYSSHEALLLEYEHAMTRIDSRTEKPYNVSGHMVWIGERTRQLDGAHVEYFSHISNPIGCKLGPTATADDALALAAKLNPTNEPGRLTFITRFGAGRIRDGLPPLVEKVTAEGVDVAWVSDAMHGNTFEASNGYKTRRFEDVLDEVIGFFEVHRALGTVPAGILVENTGDDVTEIIGGGEQLDELGLAHRYESVVDPRLNRVQSLELAFQVAENLRKK from the coding sequence GTGAGCACCCTCCCGTCCCTCGAGCAGTTGCACGCCATCGGCGCGAAGCAGCAGCCGACGTACGACGACCCGGCGGCCCTGGCCGCTGTCGTCGACCGGCTGCGGACGCTTCCCCCGCTGGTCTTTGCGGGCGAGTGCGACGAGCTGAAGGCCAAGATCGCGGCGGCCAGCCGGGGCGAGGCCTTCCTGCTCCAGGGCGGCGACTGCGCCGAGACGTTCGTCGACGCGACGGCCGACAACACCCGCAACAAGCTGCGCGTGCTGCTGCAGATGGCGGTCGTGCTGACCTACGCCGCGTCCGTGCCGGTCATCAAGGTCGGCCGCCTCGCCGGCCAGTACGCCAAGCCGCGCTCCTCCGACAGCGAGACCCGCGACGGGGTGACCCTGCCGGCCTACCGCGGCGACGCGGTCAACGGCTTCGACTTCACCCCGGAGTCGCGCCGCCACGACCCGCAGCGCCTGCTCGACGTCTACCACGCGTCGGCGTCGACGCTGAACCTCGTGCGCGCCTTCACCACCGGTGGCTACGCCGACCTGCGCCAGGTGCACACCTGGAACTCGGAGTTCGTGCGCAACAGCCCCGTCGGCCAGCACTACGAGGCGATGGCCGCCGAGATCGACCGCGCGCTCACCTTCATGAAGGCCATCGGCGCCGACCCGGACGAGTTCCACCGCGTCGACTTCTACTCCTCGCACGAGGCGCTGCTGCTGGAGTACGAGCACGCGATGACGCGCATCGACTCGCGCACCGAGAAGCCGTACAACGTCTCGGGCCACATGGTCTGGATCGGCGAGCGCACCCGTCAGCTCGACGGCGCGCACGTCGAGTACTTCAGCCACATCAGCAACCCGATCGGCTGCAAGCTCGGCCCGACGGCCACCGCCGACGACGCGCTGGCGCTGGCGGCCAAGCTCAACCCGACCAACGAGCCGGGCCGGCTGACCTTCATCACCCGCTTCGGTGCGGGCAGGATCCGCGACGGCCTCCCGCCGCTGGTCGAGAAGGTCACCGCCGAGGGCGTCGACGTCGCGTGGGTCTCCGACGCGATGCACGGCAACACCTTCGAGGCGTCCAACGGCTACAAGACCCGCCGCTTCGAGGACGTCCTCGACGAGGTGATCGGCTTCTTCGAGGTGCACCGCGCGCTCGGCACCGTCCCCGCGGGCATCCTGGTCGAGAACACCGGCGACGACGTCACCGAGATCATCGGCGGCGGCGAGCAGCTCGACGAGCTGGGCCTGGCGCACCGCTACGAGTCGGTCGTCGACCCCCGCCTCAACCGCGTGCAGTCGCTCGAGCTGGCCTTCCAGGTCGCGGAGAACCTCCGGAAGAAGTGA
- a CDS encoding NADase-type glycan-binding domain-containing protein, which yields MTTPTYCTSCGHELGVGRFCTNCGKPVPGRHPEAVPAPDVPTAPVTERAPAPPTAVVPPPVGQLPPSPRYPLFADAPPPAAPAADPYPTVARSPGGATTSLPPVSPPTRPQGDPGRRPAPAWLPWLVAFVLLALVAGVGGYLLVSSGDDDKAGDRAGSERTTDGPAGDDATEPDQPDSSGTGGPVAQPDPADVVDLTTGVTAEVPAVAPPSRDRSNRPVRFVPENMWDGKPRTSWRMPGDGTGETLTFDLGQDVVITEVGMINGYAKVDGPDNWYRANRRIRAVQWEFDDGTRITQELADRQALQMADIGPVATRTIRVHLLTVTQPGRGANGRDYTAISEIRFLGAPA from the coding sequence ATGACCACCCCGACGTACTGCACCAGCTGCGGGCACGAGCTCGGGGTCGGGCGGTTCTGCACCAACTGCGGCAAGCCGGTGCCCGGCCGACACCCCGAGGCGGTGCCCGCTCCCGACGTGCCCACGGCCCCGGTGACCGAGCGTGCCCCGGCCCCGCCGACGGCCGTCGTCCCGCCGCCCGTCGGGCAGCTCCCGCCGTCACCGCGCTACCCCCTCTTCGCGGACGCGCCGCCGCCCGCCGCTCCGGCCGCCGACCCGTACCCGACGGTCGCGCGCTCCCCCGGCGGCGCCACCACGTCCCTCCCGCCGGTCAGCCCGCCGACCCGCCCGCAGGGCGACCCCGGCCGGCGTCCCGCCCCCGCATGGCTGCCGTGGCTGGTCGCGTTCGTGCTGCTCGCGCTGGTCGCGGGCGTCGGGGGCTACCTGCTGGTCAGCTCGGGCGACGACGACAAGGCCGGCGACCGCGCCGGCAGTGAGCGGACGACCGACGGCCCCGCCGGCGACGACGCGACGGAGCCGGACCAGCCGGACAGCTCCGGGACCGGCGGCCCGGTGGCCCAGCCCGACCCCGCCGACGTCGTCGACCTCACGACCGGCGTCACCGCCGAGGTGCCCGCGGTCGCGCCGCCGAGCCGCGACCGGTCCAACCGACCGGTGCGCTTCGTGCCCGAGAACATGTGGGACGGCAAGCCCCGCACGTCGTGGCGGATGCCCGGTGACGGCACCGGCGAGACGCTCACCTTCGACCTCGGCCAGGACGTCGTCATCACCGAGGTCGGCATGATCAACGGCTACGCGAAGGTCGACGGGCCGGACAACTGGTACCGCGCCAACCGCCGGATCCGGGCCGTGCAGTGGGAGTTCGACGACGGCACGCGCATCACGCAGGAGCTCGCGGACCGCCAGGCGCTCCAGATGGCCGACATCGGCCCGGTCGCGACCCGCACCATCCGGGTGCACCTGCTCACCGTCACGCAGCCCGGCCGGGGCGCCAACGGACGTGACTACACCGCGATCAGCGAGATCCGGTTCCTCGGAGCACCTGCCTAG
- a CDS encoding SRPBCC family protein, with the protein MAGHIIHVHTTIPAPPEQVWDVITDVAHADQVLRSVSDTEVLTEGAYGVGTAWREKRTLFGHHGPEQLHVVEAEAPVRTVVEAEVGDDVIRTAYRLTPAGPDRHSTRLAMTTTVEMSHRSAMSRAMWAVFGGFSYDHSRKVLEHDLEDIEAEACRRATAAG; encoded by the coding sequence ATGGCCGGTCACATCATCCACGTCCACACCACGATCCCGGCGCCGCCGGAGCAGGTCTGGGATGTCATCACCGACGTCGCGCACGCCGACCAGGTGCTGCGCAGCGTCAGCGACACCGAGGTCCTGACCGAGGGCGCGTACGGCGTCGGCACGGCCTGGCGCGAGAAGCGGACGCTGTTCGGTCACCACGGTCCCGAGCAGCTGCACGTCGTCGAGGCCGAGGCGCCCGTGCGCACGGTCGTCGAGGCCGAGGTCGGTGACGACGTCATCCGCACGGCCTACCGGCTCACGCCGGCCGGCCCGGACCGGCACAGCACCCGCCTCGCGATGACCACCACCGTGGAGATGAGCCACCGCTCGGCGATGTCGCGCGCGATGTGGGCGGTCTTCGGCGGGTTCAGCTACGACCACAGCCGCAAGGTGCTGGAGCACGACCTGGAGGACATCGAGGCGGAGGCCTGCCGCCGCGCGACCGCCGCCGGGTGA
- a CDS encoding DMT family transporter, producing the protein MTDHGERRTSLLATLTLLAMTACWGSTFFLIKDLLERVPTVDFLGVRFLVAGAAMLAVAPRAIARLSPQVRRHALVLGCLYGVAQILQTAGLAHTPASVSGFITGLYVVATPLFAAAILRTRITGATWAAVLLATAGLGVLTLDGLSIGYGEAITLVGALLYAAHIVGLGAWSTPADALGMSILQVLVIAVICMVAALVGGAPGVVLPDRGADWASLVYMALVAGAAAILAQTWAQAHLPPTRSAIIMSMEPVWAASFAVLLGGESVTARMVVGGLMVLAAMLVVEALPRRRIEAEVTHLAV; encoded by the coding sequence ATGACCGACCACGGCGAGCGCCGTACCAGCCTGCTCGCGACGCTGACCCTGCTCGCGATGACCGCCTGCTGGGGATCGACGTTCTTCCTCATCAAGGACCTGCTCGAGCGGGTGCCCACCGTCGACTTCCTCGGCGTCCGCTTCCTGGTCGCCGGTGCGGCGATGCTGGCCGTCGCACCCCGCGCGATCGCCCGGCTCTCCCCGCAGGTGCGGCGCCACGCGCTCGTCCTGGGCTGCCTGTACGGCGTCGCGCAGATCCTGCAGACCGCAGGGCTCGCGCACACCCCGGCCAGCGTGTCCGGCTTCATCACGGGCCTGTACGTCGTCGCGACACCGCTGTTCGCCGCCGCGATCCTGCGCACCCGGATCACCGGCGCCACCTGGGCGGCGGTGCTGCTGGCGACCGCCGGGCTGGGCGTGCTGACCCTCGACGGCCTCTCGATCGGCTACGGCGAGGCGATCACCCTGGTCGGCGCCCTGCTGTACGCCGCCCACATCGTCGGGCTCGGCGCCTGGTCCACACCGGCCGACGCGCTCGGCATGTCGATCCTGCAGGTGCTCGTCATCGCGGTGATCTGCATGGTCGCCGCGCTGGTGGGCGGCGCGCCGGGCGTCGTCCTGCCGGACCGCGGAGCGGACTGGGCCTCGCTGGTCTACATGGCGCTCGTCGCCGGCGCGGCGGCGATCCTGGCGCAGACGTGGGCGCAGGCCCACCTGCCACCGACGCGCAGCGCGATCATCATGAGCATGGAGCCGGTGTGGGCCGCGTCCTTCGCCGTCCTCCTGGGCGGCGAGTCGGTCACCGCGCGGATGGTCGTCGGCGGCCTGATGGTGCTCGCCGCCATGCTCGTGGTCGAGGCGCTCCCGCGGCGCAGGATCGAGGCCGAGGTCACCCACCTCGCCGTGTGA
- the pknB gene encoding Stk1 family PASTA domain-containing Ser/Thr kinase, translating into MHDDKRARGESAARPGDPSGSPRTEDHQFGRLLDGRYRIGSRIARGGMASVYEAVDTRLDRTVAVKVMHPGLGDATTQDDSFARRFVREAKSAAGLSHPNVVAVYDQGRDESGDGTTYLVMEYVPGHTLRDTITKEAPMSPERALAILDPVLSALGAAHRAGLIHRDVKPENVLIADDGRIKVADFGLAKAVSAETQHTATNGVLIGTVSYLAPELVVEQRADARADVYAVGVLLFELLTGTKPHTGETPIAVAYRHVHHDVPAPSSVVPGIPDYVDALVARATTRDPSLRPSDATVLLHHVRRVVHALHDGVRSDPELVDDLLPPARPTGADEVGSDTTPEPVSSLWEGTPDLLPEPRRQPREPDFGGERTSVIAAPASPPPPSRPAPSRPVPAEGGRPVRERSRRGLVLALVLVLLVGGLAAGGYWFGWGRYTSTPGVVGLEQAAAETKLDDAGLGAEVEQVYSDSVEPGVVVSTDPGPGDRILPGDEVTLTVSKGPEVYDVPDLAGLTVEEAEDRLAEVKMVLGRQVPRYSETVPKGQIVRSSPAFGSKESKALPVDTAVAVVVSKGKQPIKVGDWVGKDAEKLEKSLEAKGLQVKVTDTEYSDDIPEGRVISHTPKSGVVYKGDEIGLVVSKGPELVTVPSVRYLSTDDAVEKLEDLGFKVKKERATIYLSGNVAWDTSPGSGTRARKGSTITLYVV; encoded by the coding sequence GTGCACGACGACAAGCGTGCCCGCGGCGAGAGCGCCGCGCGCCCCGGCGACCCCTCGGGCAGCCCGCGCACCGAGGACCACCAGTTCGGGCGGCTGCTCGACGGCCGCTACCGGATCGGCTCGCGGATCGCGCGCGGCGGCATGGCCAGCGTCTACGAGGCCGTCGACACCCGCCTCGACCGGACCGTCGCGGTCAAGGTCATGCACCCCGGGCTCGGCGACGCGACCACCCAGGACGACTCGTTCGCCCGCCGCTTCGTCCGGGAGGCCAAGTCGGCGGCCGGGCTGTCGCACCCCAACGTGGTGGCGGTCTACGACCAGGGACGTGACGAGAGCGGCGACGGCACGACGTACCTGGTCATGGAGTACGTCCCCGGCCACACCCTGCGCGACACGATCACCAAGGAAGCGCCGATGTCGCCCGAGCGGGCGCTGGCGATCCTCGACCCCGTGCTCTCCGCGCTCGGCGCCGCGCACCGGGCCGGGCTGATCCACCGCGACGTCAAGCCGGAGAACGTCCTGATCGCCGACGACGGGCGGATCAAGGTCGCGGACTTCGGACTGGCCAAGGCGGTCAGCGCGGAGACCCAGCACACCGCCACCAACGGCGTCCTCATCGGCACCGTCTCCTATCTCGCCCCCGAGCTGGTCGTCGAGCAGCGGGCCGACGCCCGCGCCGACGTGTACGCCGTCGGCGTGCTCCTCTTCGAGCTGCTGACCGGCACCAAGCCGCACACCGGCGAGACGCCGATCGCGGTCGCCTACCGCCACGTGCACCACGACGTCCCGGCGCCGTCGTCGGTCGTGCCGGGCATCCCCGACTACGTGGACGCGCTCGTCGCGCGTGCCACGACGCGCGACCCGAGCCTGCGCCCCTCGGACGCGACCGTGCTGCTGCACCACGTGCGCCGGGTCGTCCACGCGTTGCACGACGGCGTCCGCTCCGACCCCGAGCTGGTCGACGACCTGCTGCCGCCGGCACGACCGACCGGCGCCGACGAGGTCGGGTCGGACACCACGCCCGAGCCGGTGAGCTCGCTGTGGGAGGGCACGCCCGACCTGCTGCCGGAGCCCCGGCGGCAGCCGCGGGAGCCCGACTTCGGCGGCGAGCGGACCTCGGTCATCGCCGCGCCCGCCTCGCCTCCCCCGCCGTCGCGCCCGGCGCCCTCGCGGCCGGTGCCGGCGGAGGGCGGTCGCCCGGTGCGCGAGCGCAGCCGCCGCGGCCTCGTACTCGCGCTGGTCCTGGTGCTCCTCGTGGGCGGCCTGGCCGCCGGCGGCTACTGGTTCGGCTGGGGCCGCTACACCTCGACCCCCGGCGTGGTCGGTCTCGAGCAGGCGGCGGCGGAGACCAAGCTGGACGACGCCGGGCTCGGCGCCGAGGTCGAGCAGGTCTACTCCGACAGCGTCGAGCCGGGCGTCGTCGTGTCGACCGACCCCGGGCCGGGCGACCGGATCCTGCCCGGCGACGAGGTCACCCTCACCGTCTCGAAGGGCCCCGAGGTCTACGACGTCCCCGACCTCGCCGGCCTGACCGTCGAGGAGGCCGAGGACAGGCTGGCCGAGGTGAAGATGGTCCTCGGACGCCAGGTCCCGCGCTACTCCGAGACGGTGCCGAAGGGCCAGATCGTCCGCAGCAGCCCCGCGTTCGGCTCCAAGGAGTCGAAGGCGCTGCCCGTCGACACGGCCGTCGCCGTCGTCGTCAGCAAGGGCAAGCAGCCCATCAAGGTCGGCGACTGGGTCGGCAAGGACGCCGAGAAGCTCGAGAAGTCCCTCGAGGCGAAGGGCCTGCAGGTCAAGGTCACCGACACCGAGTACAGCGACGACATCCCCGAGGGTCGGGTCATCAGCCACACGCCGAAGTCGGGCGTCGTCTACAAGGGCGACGAGATCGGGCTCGTCGTGTCGAAGGGCCCCGAGCTGGTCACCGTGCCCTCGGTCCGCTACCTGTCGACCGACGACGCCGTCGAGAAGCTCGAGGACCTTGGGTTCAAGGTGAAGAAGGAGCGGGCGACGATCTACCTCTCCGGCAACGTCGCCTGGGACACCAGCCCCGGCTCGGGGACCCGCGCCCGCAAGGGCAGCACGATCACCCTGTACGTCGTCTAG
- a CDS encoding Rv2175c family DNA-binding protein translates to MNDVPLADQDLSALVEEWLDWDQAAELIGVTPAKVRTMVRDHQLAAAVPGQPGQGVKQGIPALFLVDGEPVKGLPGLLTLLHDQGFDDRECIAWIFLDADLPGRPIDALHENRGAEVKRRAQALGF, encoded by the coding sequence ATGAACGACGTACCGCTGGCCGACCAGGACCTCTCCGCCCTCGTCGAGGAGTGGCTGGACTGGGACCAGGCAGCCGAGCTGATCGGGGTGACGCCGGCCAAGGTGCGCACCATGGTGCGCGACCACCAGCTCGCCGCCGCGGTGCCGGGGCAGCCCGGTCAGGGCGTCAAGCAGGGCATCCCGGCGCTGTTCCTCGTCGACGGCGAGCCGGTGAAGGGACTTCCCGGCCTGCTGACCCTGCTCCACGACCAGGGCTTCGACGACCGCGAGTGCATCGCGTGGATCTTCCTCGACGCCGACCTGCCCGGACGTCCGATCGACGCGCTCCACGAGAACCGCGGCGCCGAGGTCAAGCGCCGCGCGCAGGCCCTCGGGTTCTGA